The Gambusia affinis linkage group LG09, SWU_Gaff_1.0, whole genome shotgun sequence DNA window TTAGACCtggttattttaattattttttaaccttCAGGAAACAGAATTGCTTGTTTCTAATTAGAGTCAATTTAGGTGCAATAGACACAGGTCTAGGGAGAAAGTTGGCTATCTAGAGAGGTGTTTGCAGACGCTCATGTTAGCTCTCATCTGTTTCCACAtgcctttttaaataatttgaccCATAATGGGTTTTCTTTGTACTTCTAATTAACTGTGTGTGGGTAAAACCTACcgcagatttctttttctgctttgtgatCCAAGCGCTTGGCTTTGAACCGTAATTAATGACGTGTTATGGCCGGATTCTGCgattcttttcacattttccacactGCTGGTCGAGTCTGGATTAAATGGTAgttaagtgttttctttttaagatgaAGGAATTAAAAAGCATGTACTTCTAGAAGTTGCGTTTTGGACTGAAAATCCATTTTCCATTTATCAGATGACGGATGAGTGCGTTTCCCAGCGTTTTAGATGTCCCACAGAAAGCTCCCAGTCAGTCGACTCTAAATGCATGATGTTCTTGATGCAGAGCCAGCTGCCTTGAAGCTCTGAGTTGTCCTCAAATTGTCAGACTTGGCCATAGCAGaggaaagtaaatgttttgaaaagcacaaaaattaaGACAACGTCTATGTTTTGTTCTAAAACGCAAGCATTGACTGCCATGTCAGATTTATCTCGATTGACTGACGATAAAGTATTTATtcacaacaaaaatgaataaaacaggttttaatGTCAAGCAGCAACCAAGATACCCTTATTTCTTTTTGCCCTGAGTTTCCACTTCAAGGTTCAGTGAGTTTTCCCGGCTGACCTCTGGAAAGTTGCTAGAGGAAACTTCTGCAACAGCAGACTGGATTTTAtcaaaaagggggggggggaagccCTGAGATGGATTAAAATTTAAGCTTTCGATAAAACTGTGTCGTATTAGCAGCACTGTCCCCAAAAAGCCAAAATGCAAAGAGTCGTTTTCTAATCTTGCAGGCCACAGGCAGTTTTCTGTTAGGGTCTTAAACATGCATGTTGTGAGCTCTCTCTAAGCAACTGTCTGCATATTATGAGTGCAAGCAAAGACTATTAATGCTTATTTGGTTGTgctttttgatattttacatCCCTTGGTGTCAATTTGTGCTGTATAGGACTGAGCGTACTGGGTCTGGAGCATGTGGTTTCACAGCGCAGCTTTAATAATCAATGCTGCATCCCACCCACAAGGACTAATAACAGAACTAATAACAGAACTACTTTTCATTGCAACACCACATTACTGTAGATGGATCGCGTCTCTAAAAACAGCTCTTCTATTAGTGGTTTAACATACAAAAGCTAGTCGCAGTAAGACCTTGCTCGGTTTTCGATCGTGTTTGTCTGGGAAGGGAGAAATGGTGTCTGTCTTCCATAGCAACGATGCTTGAAGGAAACAGGGTCATGCCAGTGAAACCCGTCCATTCTGGCTTGAAATCCCTTCTCCTTTTGCCCTTGGGATGAATCAGCATAGCTAGACCTAGTTTTCCATAAAACTGGGTGTGTTGGGATCTGGGCAGTTTGAGATgtgacagaggaaaaaaaataaaaaaaagtcattttagaTGTATAAAAGTGCAGTGTATTGGCCCTGCTGTAGTTGTCTTGACCTACTGACAGTGTTCGAGCTGTCCCTCTCTACAGAGGTTGTATGACTCGAGAGTGAtgtcacaaaaaacaagaatatcAAAGGGGTTTGTTTAACCCAAAAGGTTTTTGGTTTAAGGCAGGCTTAGAAGCAGGAAGGAATAAAGGGATGAGTTTCTGCCCTATTTTTGGTGAGacataacctttttttttttttttttgtaagcaagaaaatgtttatcAGTTTAAGGTCGTGCTCACATGTGTCCATGCTCACGTTGCATCCACACTGCACATGTCATATAAACAGATGAGAGCGAACCCTTTCCGTAAATCTGGGTATTAGGTTCAGTGGTCATATTCTTCTTTGTTATTATGGGgatggttttataaaatgtgattGTCAGGGTAGAAGCAGGATGCTTTCATGttctctgaaatgaaaaaataaaaattctcatTATACTcgttttttaaatgtagctttagagctattgtgttttttttattttttattttttttggaaaacacAGTAAATGTCATCTAGATGCATTTTGGGTGAAAAAACCCCCTAAAATCTTGTGTTGTATAAAAGGagttaaataattgtttttactgCTTCACTTAGGGACCCTTGTTTGCTGCTTATTGTGGGAAAAATGTTGAATGATAGGGCTACGATGCCAATGTATTTACATAAATGGTTAATAGTTTGGCTCAGGGTGGCTTATAGCCATTATATGAGCttaaaatcattatttatgGTAATAGCTGTTATTGTAGTTACAGTGGTTGTGGGTAAAATAGTAGTTTTCGAGCTCTAGGTTAAAACTATGTTGTGATTGATTTGTTGTTGCTAATGTTTGGGCTTATTAAATGTTGACCATAATCCACACAATTAACAATATGTTAAGATTTGCATCTATTTTAAATTTGCATCCTTGGTTTAGCTAGCCTGCAGTTGTAACCAAAACTTATTTAACTTACAATGCttaaacaaaaaagtttgaacatctgatataaacaaatgaacaacTTATTTGCATAAGTAAATATTGTAGTAAGTTCCTGCCTGGTCTATTGTAGATGACACACTTTAACTTTAGTAATAGAGCTGTAGAGAGTTGGAACTAAAATATAGAGAGATACTCCGGTGTGATGTGCTTTTTTCATTGATGCCTGTTTGTCTTTACAAGCTTTTTGCGTCGAATTAGAAGAATATGCTGCAAAGTTGTTCtgtgtcttttatttgttctttacatcagtaaatagttttaaataaaatctgactttgtgAACTCAAAACTATAAATCTTTATCAGACATCTGTCACTGATTGAAACCAAGCAGCCAACCGGGTTCGATCACCATATTGCTTCTTTTGGCATACATGATGACCAACCTTCTTTTTGTTTACTGTAGATATGTTGGCTAAGCAAGAGACGGTCACTGTCTTGTGGTGATGTTCTtctcagctttatttttatctgatgatgtttttctttttttattctgtaatcTGCAGGAGGGCTGCTGCATTTTCATCCAGATAATGTGTGCAGTGATGATCGAGACAAAGTAAGCATCAAAGAccattacttcctgttgtccCTGCTTTGCTCCTGGTTTGAATAGAATTTGTATTTCACTGTTTACTCAGTCCCATGCGTCCTTCTCTTTTTGtctgctctctttttttattccctctCCTTTATGTGCAGATGGAGGACAGCCCAAGCCCCAAAAGGCAGCGCCTTTCCCAGCAGTCCATGTTGGACCTCGGCTCGGCTCCTCCCTCCACTCCTTCCTCTCCCATTCGGCCGTGGGAGCTGCCCCCTAGCCGAAGGCCGCACCCCCACTACTTGCCAGAGAGATGCCACACACCTGTCAGAAACCGCCGCAGGTATGTTTGTGACACAGTTCCCCTGCAAGAGCCATTTAATGATTAGAATAGTAAACAATATAAagaagaacaaacacaaaaggtTTGCATGCTGCAGACTATCTCTTATGGTTAAATTTTTGCACCAAGGAGAGGTTTTTATCACTTTCTTCTTCATCAGTGAAAATAATACACAGTAAACATCAAGTCTTTAAATATAGACAGGTGTGATAAGAGACACATAAACAACAGGAGAAACGTGAATAAATGTATGATGAATACATGTTCTAATTATATAAGGTGCAAATCTGCACATAAAATGTGCCATAATTAAAAGCAATTGCAGATTTTCATGAAGAAAGTGCTGGTGATTTatttatggtatttttttttttgtttatctcaACCTAACcaagataattaaataaattatttattaaagatacctgtgggattttttttccccccccactCCATAGTGCCATTTGATTATGCAAATTGAATGAATGGCTCTTTGTTTCAGGGAAATCACATTCAACAGTCCAGCTTTGTTTAAGGATCTCTTGGTGTAAAAACTTTGTTGTGAAAATCATGTTTAGACCTTGTTCTGCTGTCAGTGtccacatttttaattaattggtTCAAATGAAGAGGAGATGAAAACCCTGCGTGCCTTTTATGCAGAAGTTCTTGGTCTGATTTAGATTTGTATCTTTTCGGATATCATAGCAAACAACTTGGAATGTGTTTTTGGTAGCATTtaatgtgatggaccaacatcCATTAGAGAAGCCTGTTAATTGATGTGAAGATGAATGGAGCAAAATACAAGGCACGTCTAGTAGAGAAGCCGGTAGAACTGTAAAACACTGACGTCTAGAATGAACATCTGTCTGTATGTGTATGAAACCAGACACATTGGCACACAGAGaccaaaaatgtcaacaaactaTCATCATAAATAAGATTCTTTCTTCTGCTGTGAGCTGTTCTTGCATTGTGTTTCAAtcacataattatttttaattaaatgatgaGTTCATATTTATGGCAtcctgttgaggttttaaaaacatccatGTTTTGGGGATGGATATTGTTACAGAATCTGTTGTCTGACATTCTGAAGCAGCTTGGAGGGTTACAGTCCTTGTAGGCTAAAGTTTAAAtcgagtgtgtttgtgtgcacttCGGTAACGCTACTGTTACTACAACAAACATCCTGACATCTCAAACACAGGCAGAGATGTCAAGAGGATGTTGGGTTTTGTAGGAAGACAAATGGGAgagataaatttgtaatttttttagaaGTTCACCTGTGCACATATTTTCAGATGTAtgtagaaggaaaacaaaatgatgcaaatttctttataatttttatCATTGAGTCTTCAGACTATTTTATATTAATGTCCAGATTTTGACATTCTACCTTATAGCACAACAAAGTTTTAtagctgctttctgtttttaattttacatttgtttaattttacaattcAAGTTAAACCattgttttgtagtttatcAACATGGCTCCTTTTGCCTCCTCTTTAgtttttcctgctgtgtttctctCCAGTCCTCCAATGAGACGCCAGCGTGGCCGGCGAGACCGTCTGACCCGCCACCACCACCACTATAACGGCAACAAcaatcaccaccaccatcaccacccaAACagccaccaccatcaccaccatcttCACTCCCACCACGGCCCGTCGCCGGGACATCAGGATGAAAACTACCGCCACCCAGCTCCTCCTCAGGGTTACCCACCCTACAGCCAGCAACCTCCCCGAGGGCCGGGCTCCGGCCCCGAAGACCGTCCTGGTTACCATCCCCCCAACCCCTCCCCGAGGCCGCTGCACCAGTCACCGAACCTGTCGCCCAGGCTGCTGCACCCTGGAGCCCATCCGCAGCACCCACACCCCCACCCGTCCCAGCAACAGAGCAGTGGGGTCCTAGACCTCCAGGAACAGGTGGGCTTAAGGGGAATCAAGCAGATTCAATTGATTTTAATTAAGGtgcagaaaaatgcaaagagaagattaaaataaaaataactgaagatCAGAAGCCAGACCTGCTTTTTACAGTGCAACAAATGTCTGCCTAGATGTTAAGTAATCCAGGTTTAGTTGATCCAAATTTCTTGCCGTTTTGTCTGCTTGTTGGAGATTTTTTGAAGATTATTCTCCACATATGGCAAATACTTCAGAACTGAAAAAGACTTTTTGATGCAAGACATCATTTAGAaccaataaagtgttttttaagcGAACACTTGGTTAGTTGGGCTTGTCTTCTGGCATATTTGTATTCAATATGTGTATGAACTAAAGTTAATATAAGTTTTCTCTAAAAGAAAGTATCTTGCCCTGTGTAACAATTGCAGATGCTTGATTAGTAATTcgcaggtaaaaataaaaaatcataatgaGTCAAGACTAAGAACTGCCAACATTAAAATCTGTATACAAATCAACTGAaccttgttaaagaaaaatctgatgcGGTTTAgggacatttgttttaatgcaacAATGGGAATAATCTTAAAatacagataaagaaaaaaaaaatcagtaccTCTTACTCAAGGAACCAGCAACATTTTCctaacttgtatttttttaaattaggaaaAACTAATCGTAATCAAACAAAACTCGAAATGTCCTAAAGTTTCTAAATTGGCTTAAATTTAGAGATTTTGGCAAAACTTAAAAACTTaaatccttccttttttttttttttttttgcaacgtTTCTGCAGAAATCCGAGCACATTTCAAAGCATTTATCACATTCATTGCAGTTGGAGCAACAAACAGGAGTGCTTTGCTTGTTGGCAGGTGTTGTGGTGGGCTTCTCAGCTTTTAATCACTGTGGGTCCccaaagtttttacattttctgtttggtttcaggGTTCGGTTCCGGTATCGTACCCGGTCTCCCCTCCGGGTGTGCCGCCCGGCCTGCCGCCTCGCTCTGCCCCCCAGCAGATCCCAGCATGCTCTGTGGTTTTCAGCGGGCAGCACTATCCCGTCTGCAGCGTCCCTCCTCCTGTaggtgtttgttttaagtcattttagTTCAACGTTTTCTCAAGCAAATATTTTCTCCACATGACATCTCTGACATTCTCCAATGAACATTCTCCACTGAGTTAAAAACGTCTTTTCATATCTGTGTCAGGTTCTTCAGACTTGTTCCGTTCAGCATTTGCCCATGCCCTACCCGTTCCCCTCGTTGCTGTCCAGTGACCCGACCTTCTTGATCCCCCCTCCTCACCTCGCCCACCCTCCAACGCATCTCTCCCACCACCCGCCTCACTTGCCGCAGCCGGCGCAGTTTGGACCTTATCCGGCGCAGCAGGCTCGATCGGTGAGTAAGAAGCCTTGCAGTCGACGGGCCAAAGTACTGTGCCCCTCTTTGTTCACAtcttttgtgaaaacatttggtaATTGCCAAAAGCTACTTCTATCAAAATCTAAATACAAAACGCTGACTGTCTTTATAAGTTACACGAGAGAGATTTAAGCCCTGTGGTGTCAAATGTGGCTGTTTGAACCTTTTGAAGCTTCATCTGTTGGCAATCTGTACTCATTGCTTGAATATTAACAAAAAGCTGTAAGGCTGTTCCTTACCGTGTGAACAAAATATGATCATTTAAACTTCTAATTTATTAACCATTTACAGTTGTGTAAATGAACAAGGAGCAAAATGGATAAAGACTTGCATTACAGAGTCTTGTCTGATAAAATGGATCAAGACTGTTCAACATGAATGTTGCTGATGCTGGTTGTTACAGAGGCAGAtagtctttctctttttttccactcttgCTGCCCCTCATGCTGGACACATTTTACTGGTTGTGTTTTGTAATCACAATTACTATGTGGGAAGGTTCTAAGTGATGTAATGGTGCCTAAAAAGACATTTGCTTAAATTAGCCCTTAATTTTGAAAGTTGGAGAGTTGTTTGTTAATCCTGTCAGTTTCTTTCTAAAAGTTATATTAGGAAATGTTGTTTCTATAcccaaataattttgtttatatttcttttgtcagatttaaaaaatatggtaaaataatttttcagcttttttttttttttttttttatactactttgttttgcagatttttaattgttttgaatttattttctgtgaaagtTAGATAAGTGAAATGActgttaaaaatgcttttatgtaACACAGTTTTGTCCTCTGCAGCCTTTACAGAGGATAGAGAACGACGTGGAGCTGCTGGGGGAGCATCTTTCTCTGGGTGGTGGGCTCCACTACTCCCCCGCCGCACACCCAGCCCTCACCCCGCACTCGACGCCTCTCCACTTCCTCTCCCACGAGCCCCTGCCACAGGAGTTCTTTGGAGTGGTGAGccttgaaaaataaatgcactctaaagctgaacatttcttctttctgtgtTAATTAACTCCAAAGTGTGTCTCGTTTATCTTCCCTGAAGTCTTATCCAAACTTCATTCCTCGGCGTCTCCCAGGACGGCGGTACCGTTCGCAACAGCTTCCACCTTCGCCTTATCACCCCAGCCTCCTGCCTTACTTCCTGTAAGTTCACTGGGAAGCTTGCCAAcctaaaagagcaaaaataattacagtttCATAATTTTGTCCTGATGACTTTTTAATTGATTTCTCTGTGCACAGATCAATGCTGCCAGTCCAGCCCACAGGTCCTGCAATCAGCCTGGAGCTGGATGTAGATGACGGAGAAGTGGAGAACTATGAGGTTTGCCTTATGCcattgttattaatatttattgttgccAGGTGCAGACGTTTTACTCTTTCGTTGTTGCTGATGCTTTCCCCAAAGGCCCTCCTGAATCTTGCTGAGCGCCTGGGAGAGGCCAAACTCCGCGGACTGACCAAGGGGGACATTGAACAACTTCCTTCCTATCGATTCAACCCAAATAACCATCAGTCTGAGCAAACACTGTGAGCACTGCCCTTTCAAGGGACCTTCACAtacaaatattattgtttttttttgtgttacagACTCCAGTTTATAAGTGATAGCTTTAATCTgcatcttttgtgtttttctctcaacCAGAAGCATCTAGACGTTCTCCATACTTGGTCTGATTTTGTTACTTTAAGATGACTATAGAAATCTGTCTGCTGTTAGAATAATGTCACCCTAAACAGACGAGGTCTCTTCAGAATAATGTTCTCGATCTTTAGGTCAAGCAGAAGCTGCTTAAATTTCTGCATGTTTACACAGTAGGGTTTGTGTGTTGCAGAACTGTACTCTAACTCAAGTCTGGTTACAGGTGTGTGGTATGTATGAGTGATTTTGAGTCCCGTCAGCTGCTGCGAGTCCTTCCCTGCAGTCACGAGTTCCATGGAAAGTGTGTCGACAAGTGGCTGAGGGTGAGTTGGCGCTCCCCGAGTCCAGGAGGAACTCTAAACCTTTGTCTTTATTGATAATCATCACTTGTATAAATGTGCAGGATTCAGGTTATTAGAaaatttggtttttaaagaaacGATTCAATCAAAAGGTGAGCTTACTGGAAAGTATGTCCATGTACTGTACAGTATGTATCAACACTTGGTTGTGGCTCATTTTACTTGAATGGCTTCATCATATCAGTGAGGTTTTGGTGTTTTCAGGCTGAGCCTCTGAAGTGTTCAGGAAGTATTGGTTTAATAAGCCTTCTGTTAATCTATATTTGTGGTTCTGGTGTCTGCCATCTATGGGGGCTTTAGGTCAGGTCAGTTTGTGGCGAATTAAGTTCAGGGTAATTAAAGTTACCAATTAAACTGTTGGTACTTTTTGCAATATAGGCAGGTTCCTTCTGGAAAGTGAAATCAACATCTCACCAGACGGAGACATTGAGTTGTCTTGCATGTTCTTGTAGATTTATTGAACAGAGTAATAAAAGGTAAACTCAAACAGTCTTCAttgactgtggaaacttcacatTGGACCTCAAAAAAATAGAAGCTGTACCTCTCAAAGTTTTCTAGGCTGTAATTATCTCTCGTGTTCCTTTTTCTACCAGGAggcttttcttctcttcaacTGTCCATTAATGTTCTTGTATTTAGAGCTCTGTAGCTGTTACAGCGATTACGTTGAGGGTCAGAAACTGTCTGCTAAACTCCTGACAGGTCATCTATCTTCCCCATGATTGTGTACTATGGATCATAATATAGCTATAACATGCAATTCCTGTCTTGTGTTATATTTATCTTCATGAAATCATAATTTGGGCTGTCAAATGAATCTGTAACTTTTAGCCAGTATTCTAATTTCTGGtgagacattttaatttgtcagtgaagttttgcatcttttaattcGGTTCAGTGTTGACGCTGGGAACACTGTTGCTAATATGAAAGGTCTCCTCTGTTTGTCTTCAGGCCAACAGGACGTGTCCGATCTGTCGAGCCGACGCCTCCGAGGTCCAGAGAGACTCAGAGTGACCACAGGAGGGAGCCATACGCTTTCTGCTGTTGGTCTAACACATCTAGCACTGCCTGCTCCTGATAAATTGATGCACATCTgtgttctcacacacacacacacacatagacacatGCAGCATTACCTTACATGTTGGTGGAGCACTTTATTCCCCATAGTTGttcctttctttgtttaaaGTATTGCATCGTACATGTTCTCTTTAATCCAATAACTTGTCACACTCCGTTCCTTTCGATACATGCACACAGGTCCTCACGTTTAAGTGAATGACCCACCTTCCTGCagtactgtgtgtgtgtgtgtgcgtacgTAGATGCGTATGCACCACAGCTGTGCAGACATTGGTCAGCTCTATATTGCAGGGCTTCGGTACATGACTG harbors:
- the LOC122836689 gene encoding E3 ubiquitin-protein ligase RNF38-like produces the protein MDPPRTRSRSRSGFYHFSMNGNVGGNDGGLMNASGGGVSYPPPSNPGWAPHHGGRSYQESQQQQQQPLPPPQQHAQGSYLSAGVQRHSAHGAHRHPGAGGLLHFHPDNVCSDDRDKMEDSPSPKRQRLSQQSMLDLGSAPPSTPSSPIRPWELPPSRRPHPHYLPERCHTPVRNRRSPPMRRQRGRRDRLTRHHHHYNGNNNHHHHHHPNSHHHHHHLHSHHGPSPGHQDENYRHPAPPQGYPPYSQQPPRGPGSGPEDRPGYHPPNPSPRPLHQSPNLSPRLLHPGAHPQHPHPHPSQQQSSGVLDLQEQGSVPVSYPVSPPGVPPGLPPRSAPQQIPACSVVFSGQHYPVCSVPPPVLQTCSVQHLPMPYPFPSLLSSDPTFLIPPPHLAHPPTHLSHHPPHLPQPAQFGPYPAQQARSPLQRIENDVELLGEHLSLGGGLHYSPAAHPALTPHSTPLHFLSHEPLPQEFFGVSYPNFIPRRLPGRRYRSQQLPPSPYHPSLLPYFLSMLPVQPTGPAISLELDVDDGEVENYEALLNLAERLGEAKLRGLTKGDIEQLPSYRFNPNNHQSEQTLCVVCMSDFESRQLLRVLPCSHEFHGKCVDKWLRANRTCPICRADASEVQRDSE